A genomic segment from Polyangium mundeleinium encodes:
- a CDS encoding helix-turn-helix domain-containing protein, whose amino-acid sequence MGRRHEPDPFALKLGHRIRDLRLAQGMSLEHLRRKTGIVASHLSLIERGYVAINVGTLDRIARALGLTPMFLVLFPEESELEAVVEQIGSMSAEELAQLREQVSASSPRAEKPRPSRGTRRT is encoded by the coding sequence ATGGGCCGCCGACACGAGCCGGATCCGTTTGCCCTCAAATTAGGTCATCGGATCAGGGATCTGCGCCTCGCACAGGGCATGTCGCTCGAGCACCTCAGAAGGAAGACCGGCATCGTCGCAAGCCACCTGTCGCTCATCGAACGCGGGTATGTCGCGATCAACGTCGGCACCCTCGATCGCATCGCACGCGCGCTCGGCTTGACGCCGATGTTCCTGGTTCTATTCCCCGAGGAGAGTGAGCTCGAGGCAGTCGTCGAGCAGATCGGCAGCATGAGCGCGGAGGAGCTCGCGCAGCTCCGCGAACAGGTGTCCGCCTCGAGCCCACGGGCAGAGAAGCCTCGCCCTTCGCGTGGAACTCGTCGCACGTAG
- the tnpA gene encoding IS66 family insertion sequence element accessory protein TnpA — protein MATRTTKAERRWRRIVEKWRRSGLSARAFAKRHRISAVTMYGWSSRLSRQDAAQDSECAAEAPTFLPVEIIDDVLPAAAAGPTALEVVLPRGEVIRVPPGADLSQLGRVVAALRGALE, from the coding sequence ATGGCTACGAGGACGACCAAGGCCGAGCGTCGCTGGCGGCGGATCGTGGAGAAGTGGCGCCGTAGCGGCCTATCGGCGCGCGCGTTCGCGAAGCGGCATCGAATCAGCGCGGTCACGATGTACGGGTGGAGCAGCCGGCTCAGCAGACAGGATGCCGCGCAGGATTCCGAATGTGCGGCGGAAGCACCGACGTTCTTGCCCGTCGAGATCATCGACGACGTCCTGCCCGCCGCGGCCGCCGGGCCGACGGCCCTGGAGGTCGTTCTTCCGCGTGGCGAGGTAATTCGCGTGCCTCCTGGCGCTGACCTCTCCCAGCTCGGCCGTGTTGTCGCGGCACTCCGGGGGGCGCTCGAATGA
- the tnpB gene encoding IS66 family insertion sequence element accessory protein TnpB (TnpB, as the term is used for proteins encoded by IS66 family insertion elements, is considered an accessory protein, since TnpC, encoded by a neighboring gene, is a DDE family transposase.), translated as MAIYVATERLDLRRSFDGLSGVVREVLREDPLSGALFMFFNKAADRVKILWWDRTGYCLLYKRLERGTFRVPLALEPGATRIPIEASEMARILEGVELPPAKQRIRALAAGSIK; from the coding sequence ATGGCCATTTACGTCGCCACCGAGCGGCTCGATCTGCGACGCTCGTTCGATGGGCTCTCGGGCGTCGTGCGCGAGGTGCTGCGTGAGGATCCGCTCTCGGGCGCGCTGTTCATGTTCTTCAACAAGGCGGCCGACAGGGTCAAGATCCTCTGGTGGGATCGGACGGGCTATTGCCTCCTCTACAAGCGCCTCGAGCGCGGCACGTTTCGCGTGCCCCTCGCGCTCGAGCCCGGCGCGACGCGCATTCCGATCGAAGCCTCCGAGATGGCCAGGATCCTCGAAGGCGTAGAGCTCCCGCCGGCGAAGCAGCGCATCCGCGCGCTCGCGGCGGGTTCCATCAAGTAA
- the tnpC gene encoding IS66 family transposase: protein MTNPELEVKVAALESRLAGASRERDKLRHERDEYRHERDEYRKLYELASIELERFRRHIFGRKAEQVDPAQTQLAFNAVVEALGGLERLSEPSTDAQPPSEQPAGEKLPERNKSKQKGRKATPHGRQSLPEHLPVHEIELLPLEAKGEGAASLVRIGEEVSETLEWRPAGYVRVRVVRPKFATKGKPEQGVRIEPAPEAPIPRCMAGPGLVAHVLVSKYADSLPLHRQEKIHERQGVPLARSTLCNWVSASCGLLRYIVDAMSIDAKSAHCIAMDATGVLVQAKEKCRRGYFWVLVADRDHVLFRFTPRHTQDGPREFLRGYKGYVLADAHNVYELLYRTEEVTEVGCWAHCRRGFFKALSSDKERALAALGFIGKLYAIDAETKDLPPARRTEERRRLATPVLEAFRIWLDVQGLVALPKSPVGQAIGYARNQWAPLTRFLDDGRLRLDNNGSELELRRQAVGRKNWLFVGSDEGAEWNTIAVSLIASCELHGIEPWAYLRDVLILLPEWPRDRVLELSPKHWKQTLEKTDARQRLDRSIWSRVSSTSPSS from the coding sequence GTGACAAACCCTGAGCTCGAGGTGAAGGTCGCTGCCCTGGAGAGCCGCCTCGCGGGTGCCTCGCGAGAGCGGGACAAACTCCGCCATGAGCGCGACGAGTATCGGCACGAGCGCGACGAGTATCGCAAGCTCTACGAGCTCGCCAGCATCGAGCTCGAGCGGTTTCGTCGCCATATCTTCGGCCGCAAGGCCGAGCAGGTCGATCCTGCGCAGACCCAGCTCGCGTTCAACGCCGTCGTCGAGGCGCTCGGCGGGCTCGAGCGGCTCTCCGAGCCATCGACGGATGCACAGCCGCCTTCCGAGCAGCCCGCCGGAGAGAAGCTACCCGAGCGCAACAAATCAAAGCAGAAGGGGCGCAAGGCCACCCCGCACGGGCGGCAGAGCCTGCCCGAGCATCTGCCCGTCCACGAAATCGAGCTCCTCCCGCTCGAGGCCAAGGGCGAAGGCGCCGCGTCCCTCGTGCGGATCGGCGAGGAGGTGAGCGAAACGCTGGAATGGCGGCCCGCGGGCTACGTGCGGGTCCGGGTCGTTCGTCCGAAGTTCGCGACGAAAGGCAAACCCGAGCAAGGCGTGCGTATCGAGCCCGCGCCCGAGGCGCCAATCCCTCGCTGCATGGCAGGCCCCGGGCTGGTCGCGCACGTGCTCGTGAGCAAGTACGCCGATTCCTTGCCGCTGCACAGGCAGGAGAAGATCCACGAGCGACAAGGTGTCCCGCTCGCGCGCTCCACCCTGTGCAACTGGGTGAGCGCCTCCTGCGGCCTGCTCCGGTACATCGTCGACGCGATGTCCATCGACGCGAAAAGCGCGCATTGCATCGCCATGGATGCGACCGGCGTGCTCGTGCAGGCGAAGGAGAAGTGCCGGAGAGGCTACTTTTGGGTGCTCGTCGCCGATCGGGACCACGTCCTGTTTCGCTTCACGCCGCGGCACACGCAGGATGGGCCGCGGGAATTCCTGCGCGGTTACAAGGGGTACGTCCTCGCCGACGCGCACAATGTCTACGAGCTGCTCTATCGCACCGAGGAAGTGACGGAGGTCGGCTGCTGGGCACACTGCAGGCGCGGCTTCTTCAAGGCGCTCTCGTCCGACAAGGAGCGGGCGCTGGCGGCGCTCGGGTTCATCGGAAAGCTCTACGCAATCGACGCCGAGACCAAGGACCTTCCGCCGGCTCGCCGGACGGAGGAGCGCCGGAGGCTCGCCACGCCCGTGCTCGAAGCCTTTCGCATCTGGCTCGACGTGCAGGGTCTCGTGGCCTTGCCGAAGAGCCCCGTCGGCCAGGCCATCGGCTACGCTCGCAATCAGTGGGCGCCCCTCACGCGATTCCTCGACGATGGCCGGCTGCGTCTCGACAACAACGGCTCGGAGCTCGAGCTCCGCCGCCAGGCAGTCGGCCGGAAAAACTGGCTCTTCGTCGGCAGCGACGAGGGGGCCGAGTGGAATACCATCGCCGTCTCGCTCATCGCCTCCTGCGAGCTGCACGGTATCGAGCCCTGGGCATACCTGCGCGACGTCTTGATCCTGCTTCCCGAATGGCCCCGCGACCGGGTCCTCGAGCTGTCGCCCAAGCACTGGAAGCAAACCCTCGAGAAGACCGACGCTCGTCAGCGGCTCGACAGGAGCATCTGGAGCCGCGTTTCGAGCACGTCCCCCTCGTCCTGA
- a CDS encoding helix-turn-helix domain-containing protein, whose product MDFGKEVRRRREALGLTLEQLAERAGLTPNYIGGIEAGRRDPSLSSILGLAKGLGVPPGELVGGIHDLEPAAIEAARLFQGASEDVQDAVLRLLRAVTRGRRRSG is encoded by the coding sequence GTGGACTTCGGCAAGGAAGTGCGGCGGCGACGAGAGGCGCTGGGCCTGACCCTGGAGCAGCTCGCGGAGCGCGCAGGGCTCACGCCGAACTACATCGGGGGCATCGAGGCAGGTCGACGTGACCCCTCGCTGTCGAGCATCCTCGGGCTTGCGAAGGGCCTGGGGGTGCCGCCGGGGGAGCTCGTGGGAGGCATCCACGACCTCGAGCCGGCCGCTATCGAGGCAGCACGGCTCTTCCAAGGCGCGTCCGAGGACGTCCAGGATGCCGTTCTCCGCCTCTTGCGTGCGGTGACGCGGGGACGGCGGCGAAGCGGGTGA
- the istB gene encoding IS21-like element helper ATPase IstB → MSPDLVHARVFESLTRLRLGYVAERLDALLAEAARTEPTYLDFLDNLLREEVGSKQRKRIAMGIQIAHFPTVKTLDDFDFKFQPSVDHKLVRELAMGRFIAQAENVLIFGPPGVGKTHLAIALGRAVVEAGHSVLFTSATALLAALSRAETEGQLAERLLFYTKPKLLIVDEVGYLPFERRSAHLFFQLVARRYERSSTLITTNQVVTQWGTVFGDEVLAAAILDRLLHHSHTLMLSGESYRLKQKKKAGLLSGSVSPAK, encoded by the coding sequence GTGAGCCCCGACCTCGTGCACGCACGCGTGTTCGAGAGCCTGACACGGCTGCGCCTGGGCTACGTCGCAGAGCGGCTGGACGCGCTCCTGGCGGAGGCCGCGCGCACTGAGCCAACGTATCTCGACTTCCTCGACAATCTGCTGCGCGAGGAGGTGGGGTCGAAGCAACGGAAGCGCATAGCCATGGGGATCCAGATCGCCCACTTCCCCACGGTGAAGACGCTGGACGACTTCGACTTCAAGTTCCAGCCGTCGGTGGATCACAAGCTGGTGCGAGAGCTGGCCATGGGACGCTTCATCGCGCAGGCGGAAAACGTATTGATCTTCGGACCGCCAGGGGTCGGCAAAACGCATTTGGCGATCGCCCTCGGGAGGGCCGTCGTGGAGGCGGGGCACTCGGTGCTGTTCACAAGTGCCACGGCGCTGCTGGCCGCGCTCTCGCGGGCAGAAACCGAGGGACAGCTCGCCGAGCGGTTGTTGTTCTACACGAAGCCGAAGCTGCTCATCGTCGACGAGGTCGGATACCTGCCGTTCGAGCGACGAAGCGCGCATCTGTTCTTTCAGCTCGTCGCAAGGCGGTACGAGAGGAGCAGCACGCTGATCACGACGAACCAGGTGGTGACGCAATGGGGAACGGTCTTCGGCGACGAGGTGCTCGCCGCGGCGATCCTCGACCGACTGCTGCATCACAGCCACACGCTGATGCTCTCGGGAGAGAGTTACCGGTTGAAGCAGAAGAAGAAGGCCGGACTGCTCAGCGGGAGCGTCTCTCCCGCGAAGTGA
- the istA gene encoding IS21 family transposase translates to MVEPEIIRQIRDLAARGWGAKRIARELEVARNTVRRYLRGGSEAEVQVRPGRRRLDDDGRAEAWQLYTSLAGANAVVVARELRQRGVEASVRTVQRAVADQRRERFAADAASVRFETDPGQQMQIDFGQKVVRIGGKPTRVHLLVSVLCHSRRLFVKAFLSERQDDWREGIAAAFRHFGGVPRTLLGDNARALVVGRDRETSTVTFHPAYAAFCRDWGVLPRACGPYRARTKGKTESAVKYVKRNGLAEREFASFEALEAHLAAWMVEADQRIHGTTHEPPFVRFERDERHALRPLPARPVPVREQRLRRRVANDALVDVDTVRYSVPHRLVRDTVEVALGEREVRIYCGAVLVARHERSFELHARVIDKAHYEGLWRMQPAPLTSTPPPSPLEALGRRLSDYAAVLEEVAS, encoded by the coding sequence ATGGTGGAGCCGGAGATCATCCGGCAGATCCGCGATCTGGCCGCTCGTGGCTGGGGCGCCAAGCGGATCGCGCGAGAGCTGGAGGTGGCCCGCAACACGGTAAGACGGTACCTGCGGGGTGGTTCCGAGGCTGAGGTGCAGGTCCGTCCGGGCCGTCGCCGCCTCGACGACGATGGCCGCGCCGAGGCCTGGCAGCTCTACACGAGCCTCGCCGGCGCCAATGCCGTCGTCGTCGCGCGTGAGCTACGGCAGCGCGGCGTCGAGGCCAGCGTGCGCACGGTGCAGCGCGCCGTGGCCGACCAGCGACGCGAGCGCTTCGCCGCGGACGCGGCGAGCGTGCGCTTCGAGACGGACCCCGGTCAACAGATGCAGATCGACTTTGGTCAAAAGGTGGTCCGCATCGGAGGCAAGCCGACACGAGTACACCTGCTCGTGTCGGTCCTCTGCCATTCTCGGCGTCTGTTTGTCAAGGCGTTTCTCAGCGAGCGCCAGGATGATTGGCGCGAGGGGATCGCCGCGGCGTTTCGCCACTTCGGCGGGGTGCCGCGCACGCTGCTCGGCGACAATGCCCGCGCTCTGGTCGTCGGTCGAGATCGCGAGACGAGCACGGTGACGTTCCACCCGGCGTACGCAGCCTTCTGCCGCGACTGGGGCGTCCTTCCGCGGGCCTGCGGACCTTACCGAGCGCGCACCAAAGGCAAGACCGAGTCCGCGGTGAAGTACGTCAAGCGCAATGGCCTCGCCGAGCGCGAGTTCGCCTCGTTCGAGGCGCTCGAGGCGCACCTCGCGGCCTGGATGGTCGAGGCCGACCAGCGTATCCACGGCACGACGCACGAGCCGCCGTTCGTGCGCTTCGAGCGCGACGAGCGGCACGCCTTGCGCCCGCTGCCGGCGCGCCCCGTGCCCGTTCGTGAGCAGCGCCTGCGCAGACGCGTCGCCAATGACGCGCTCGTGGACGTCGATACGGTCCGCTACAGCGTCCCGCATCGGCTCGTGCGCGATACCGTCGAGGTCGCGCTCGGCGAGCGCGAAGTGCGCATCTACTGCGGCGCCGTGCTCGTCGCGCGGCACGAGCGGTCCTTCGAGCTGCACGCGCGCGTCATCGACAAGGCCCACTACGAGGGCCTATGGCGCATGCAGCCCGCGCCCTTGACCTCCACGCCGCCTCCGAGTCCGCTGGAGGCCCTGGGGCGCCGCCTGTCCGATTACGCGGCCGTGCTCGAGGAGGTGGCCTCGTGA
- a CDS encoding FAD-binding oxidoreductase yields MSDTMPTLTIETARALESSFEGRITSSHDANDEFRSKPTVLIPESTVDVERALRLARAADRHVFVRSGHSVSSTDVSKSAAAIVSMEAFRDIDVGAQLVTVGAAATTAEVAKKLANKSLFLPLDDNPTQSIVSAVLSMDGSPFPRSGAGLDSLRGAVAEAEVVPIDGDDAGIAKILRNDELRDLWAGSRRGVITRLVFDAAAWKTDESERWMQFWMTPYDPSAFATLCDALFRPGGSAVPKHVDLTVRVTSAAFSMKLVILRITGHGDADRKAAEAAVQDALDRGKCVVLASEWVAGPGSSIAAWVTTGAGSARAQGDVQTRFGSNAAPRPFAGFRQEFLEAVDFAIGVDAATGRERAPGIEAWAELQLALGVEVMARAQIADATAESKVALEAQRRMARAVPADNASPTAAVAPRALLRHAPARAALRGVEVLPGFTPTPDFNLSPSNRVGSGKIPDFEGDVLDKSDGKKAYRDAVKQYAVFSYPSQVVESRMRPRLVAEPKHAMDVVRAVAFAAKHGLKIVARSGGHQYCGLSSGGDNTVVLDMKLFTKIAFSPDTDTPTQVTVGPGVRLRDLSTRLREKGVVLPHGECPLVNIGGHVQTGGIGHQLRSLGATLDWVRSFKMVTRNPQSGADVYEEREFTMPQAEDADAPTDGDVFKAVLGGGPGSWGVVTEITFDLVPDSKFPASHGDSRTYLYNKAGFRAAMEQLRLWAARAAADELPAGMDLFLTVLSGELSLFRPDALLRPSVLVVETMCRDEAGVQEIRAVVSAVQKALPIGSGVAADIAGILAHTVNGREKLSVIADVGVRRIGPFGLPASGREFDLPYKKSLYITKTPFSKAFCDRFVDLVDRVNGQKGVEVVFQAVVGGGEFGSNGQRTTHMQRRDALVQLVFDVFYEPGHQAEAEEFQTAMKALLPEFSGGESLRMFWGTFEDVDTNGKELDMSRNNVQNFYYDSKTAYERLQQIKKYIDPGDIFHTSFTVQLPG; encoded by the coding sequence ATGAGCGACACCATGCCGACGCTGACCATAGAAACTGCCCGTGCCCTTGAATCGTCCTTCGAAGGTCGCATCACGTCTTCGCACGACGCTAACGACGAGTTCCGCAGCAAGCCCACGGTCCTCATACCCGAGTCGACCGTCGACGTGGAGCGGGCCCTGCGCTTGGCCCGAGCTGCTGATCGGCACGTGTTCGTCCGGAGCGGCCACAGCGTCTCGTCCACTGACGTGAGCAAATCGGCCGCCGCGATCGTGAGCATGGAGGCGTTTCGAGATATCGACGTCGGCGCGCAGCTGGTCACGGTCGGGGCGGCGGCGACGACGGCCGAAGTGGCCAAGAAGCTGGCCAACAAGAGCCTCTTCCTCCCGCTCGATGACAACCCGACGCAGAGCATTGTGTCGGCTGTGCTCAGCATGGACGGGTCGCCCTTTCCTCGCAGCGGAGCCGGGCTCGACTCGCTCCGCGGCGCCGTCGCGGAGGCAGAGGTCGTACCGATCGACGGCGACGACGCGGGCATCGCCAAGATACTCCGCAATGACGAGCTTCGCGACCTCTGGGCCGGCAGCCGCCGCGGGGTCATTACAAGGCTCGTCTTCGACGCCGCCGCCTGGAAAACGGACGAGTCCGAGCGCTGGATGCAGTTTTGGATGACGCCCTACGACCCGAGCGCCTTCGCCACCCTGTGCGACGCTCTTTTCCGCCCTGGCGGCAGCGCGGTTCCCAAGCACGTCGACCTGACCGTCCGCGTGACGTCGGCCGCGTTCTCAATGAAGCTGGTCATCCTCCGCATCACGGGTCACGGTGACGCCGACAGGAAAGCGGCCGAGGCTGCCGTCCAGGATGCCCTCGACCGCGGAAAGTGCGTTGTCCTCGCCTCCGAGTGGGTGGCCGGCCCCGGCTCCAGCATCGCCGCCTGGGTGACGACGGGCGCGGGCAGTGCGCGCGCGCAGGGCGATGTCCAAACGCGGTTTGGCAGCAATGCAGCGCCTCGGCCGTTTGCCGGGTTCCGGCAGGAGTTTCTCGAGGCCGTCGACTTCGCCATCGGCGTCGACGCCGCCACCGGCCGCGAGCGTGCCCCCGGTATCGAGGCTTGGGCCGAGCTTCAACTCGCGCTGGGCGTCGAGGTAATGGCCCGCGCGCAAATTGCCGACGCAACGGCCGAGTCGAAAGTGGCGCTGGAGGCACAGCGGCGCATGGCTCGGGCCGTTCCCGCCGACAACGCCTCGCCAACAGCCGCAGTCGCGCCTCGAGCGCTGCTTCGGCACGCCCCGGCCAGGGCCGCCCTGCGCGGCGTCGAGGTCTTGCCTGGATTCACGCCGACGCCTGACTTCAACCTGTCGCCGAGTAACCGAGTCGGCAGCGGCAAAATCCCTGATTTTGAGGGCGACGTACTTGATAAGTCAGACGGCAAGAAGGCCTACCGCGACGCGGTCAAGCAGTACGCTGTCTTCTCGTACCCGTCACAGGTAGTGGAATCCCGCATGAGGCCGCGGCTCGTAGCCGAGCCAAAGCACGCCATGGACGTGGTAAGGGCCGTCGCTTTCGCCGCGAAGCACGGCCTCAAAATCGTGGCCAGGTCCGGCGGACACCAGTATTGCGGCCTCTCGTCGGGCGGCGACAACACCGTGGTCCTAGACATGAAGCTGTTTACGAAGATCGCGTTCTCACCGGACACAGACACCCCAACCCAGGTCACCGTGGGCCCGGGCGTACGGCTGCGCGACTTGTCGACTAGGCTGCGGGAAAAGGGCGTCGTCCTGCCGCATGGCGAGTGCCCGCTCGTGAACATCGGCGGCCACGTGCAAACAGGCGGCATCGGTCACCAACTCCGCAGTCTCGGCGCGACGTTGGACTGGGTTCGCTCGTTCAAGATGGTGACTCGCAATCCGCAATCAGGAGCCGACGTGTACGAGGAGCGCGAATTCACGATGCCGCAAGCCGAGGACGCCGACGCGCCGACGGACGGCGACGTGTTCAAGGCCGTGCTCGGCGGCGGCCCGGGCAGTTGGGGTGTCGTGACGGAGATCACCTTCGACCTGGTGCCCGACAGCAAGTTCCCCGCCTCGCACGGTGATTCTCGCACGTACCTGTACAACAAGGCTGGCTTCCGCGCCGCCATGGAGCAGCTCCGGCTGTGGGCGGCGCGGGCCGCGGCAGACGAACTGCCGGCGGGCATGGACCTCTTTCTCACGGTCCTTTCGGGCGAGCTCAGCCTGTTCCGGCCCGACGCGCTCCTACGGCCGTCCGTATTGGTCGTGGAGACCATGTGCAGGGACGAGGCTGGCGTGCAGGAGATCCGTGCTGTCGTGAGCGCGGTCCAGAAAGCCCTGCCCATCGGCTCCGGCGTCGCGGCGGATATTGCCGGTATTCTGGCCCACACAGTCAACGGCCGGGAGAAGCTCTCTGTCATTGCCGACGTCGGCGTCCGCCGTATCGGTCCGTTCGGCCTGCCAGCGAGCGGCCGCGAGTTCGACCTACCGTACAAGAAGTCGCTCTACATCACGAAGACGCCGTTCTCGAAGGCGTTTTGTGACCGCTTCGTCGACCTCGTCGATAGGGTCAACGGCCAAAAGGGCGTGGAGGTGGTGTTCCAGGCCGTCGTTGGCGGCGGCGAGTTCGGTAGCAACGGGCAGAGGACGACACACATGCAGCGGCGCGATGCCCTCGTACAGCTCGTTTTTGACGTGTTTTACGAGCCCGGGCACCAGGCCGAGGCCGAGGAATTCCAGACCGCGATGAAGGCCTTGCTGCCGGAGTTCAGCGGCGGCGAGAGCCTGCGCATGTTCTGGGGCACTTTCGAGGACGTGGACACAAACGGCAAGGAACTCGACATGAGCCGAAACAACGTCCAAAATTTCTACTACGACTCCAAGACCGCGTACGAGCGGTTGCAGCAGATAAAAAAATACATTGACCCCGGGGACATCTTCCACACTTCCTTCACCGTACAGTTGCCTGGTTAA
- a CDS encoding DNA sulfur modification protein DndB, giving the protein MLSPPAAFPGRSPQRLSGANSTSWMIVVRPHSRVRSGGKSAVEFWTEVTRVMPLWHEVGLGKVRAAELREKYVHGHAVTLEALGRAGNALLRERREDWKSVLAGLGMLNWSRASLRWEGRAVVNGRIAKNAASVILTANLIKVHLGLELFIEDRRHESVLVSEEAQVDEDNMQGDGAATAA; this is encoded by the coding sequence ATGTTGTCCCCGCCCGCAGCCTTTCCGGGTAGGTCTCCACAGCGACTATCGGGCGCAAATTCTACGTCCTGGATGATCGTTGTCCGCCCTCATTCCCGGGTGCGGTCGGGTGGGAAGAGCGCCGTCGAGTTCTGGACCGAGGTGACGCGCGTCATGCCGCTCTGGCACGAGGTCGGCCTCGGCAAGGTCCGGGCGGCCGAGCTGCGGGAGAAGTACGTGCACGGGCACGCAGTCACGCTCGAGGCCCTCGGCCGGGCCGGTAACGCGCTGCTGCGGGAGCGGCGCGAGGATTGGAAGAGCGTCCTGGCGGGCCTCGGTATGCTTAACTGGTCCCGCGCGAGCTTGCGCTGGGAGGGGCGCGCCGTGGTGAACGGCAGGATCGCGAAGAACGCCGCGAGCGTCATCCTCACGGCCAACCTGATCAAGGTGCACCTCGGACTGGAGCTCTTTATCGAGGACCGGCGGCATGAGTCCGTGCTGGTCTCCGAGGAGGCGCAGGTCGACGAGGACAACATGCAGGGCGACGGCGCGGCGACGGCGGCCTGA
- the recA gene encoding recombinase RecA, with protein MQHLSNALKGALASIEKQYGKGAIMTLGGADSDRSVRVLRTGSLALDQALGVGGYPRGRIVEIFGPESSGKTTLTLHALHEAQKQGGIAAFIDAEHAFDPGYARNIGVDTDRLLISQPDNGEQALEIAETLTRSGAVDLVVIDSVAALVPKAELEGDMGETHMGLHARLMSQAMRKLTATAYRTETLLIFINQLRHKIGVTFGNPETTTGGNALKFYSSVRLDVRRIGALKVGDDVVGSKTRVKVVKNKCAPPFREAEFDIRWGTGIDISGDLLDFAVACGIVEKSGAYLSFRGETLGQGREKAREAIKGPMGAALRSAVESALAQRTAAQ; from the coding sequence ATGCAGCACCTCAGCAACGCGCTCAAGGGGGCGCTCGCCTCCATCGAGAAGCAGTACGGCAAGGGGGCCATCATGACGCTCGGAGGCGCCGACTCGGACCGCAGCGTGCGCGTCCTGCGCACGGGCTCGCTCGCGCTCGACCAGGCCCTCGGCGTCGGCGGCTACCCGCGGGGGAGGATCGTCGAGATCTTCGGGCCCGAGTCCTCGGGCAAGACGACGCTCACCCTGCATGCCCTCCACGAGGCCCAGAAGCAGGGCGGCATCGCGGCCTTCATCGACGCCGAGCACGCCTTCGATCCGGGCTACGCCCGCAACATCGGCGTGGACACCGATCGGCTCCTCATCTCCCAGCCGGACAACGGGGAGCAGGCCCTCGAGATCGCCGAGACCCTCACGCGCTCCGGCGCGGTGGACCTCGTCGTCATCGACTCGGTCGCGGCTCTCGTGCCCAAGGCTGAGCTCGAGGGCGACATGGGGGAGACGCACATGGGCCTGCACGCGCGGCTCATGAGCCAGGCCATGCGCAAGCTCACGGCCACCGCCTACCGCACGGAGACCCTGCTCATCTTCATCAACCAGCTCCGGCACAAGATCGGGGTGACGTTCGGCAACCCCGAGACGACGACGGGAGGCAACGCCCTCAAGTTCTACTCGAGCGTGCGCCTCGATGTCCGTCGCATCGGAGCGTTGAAGGTCGGCGATGACGTGGTCGGGTCGAAGACGCGCGTGAAGGTCGTGAAGAACAAGTGCGCGCCGCCGTTCCGCGAGGCCGAGTTCGACATCCGCTGGGGGACGGGCATCGACATCTCGGGTGATCTCCTCGACTTCGCCGTGGCGTGCGGCATCGTCGAGAAGAGCGGGGCGTACTTGTCCTTCCGCGGGGAGACGCTCGGCCAGGGCCGGGAGAAGGCGCGCGAGGCGATCAAGGGGCCGATGGGCGCGGCGCTTCGGAGCGCGGTCGAGAGCGCGCTCGCGCAGCGGACGGCGGCGCAGTAG